The Nostoc sp. 'Peltigera membranacea cyanobiont' N6 genome contains the following window.
TGACTTCTAGCTCTTTCAATTTGCCTCGGTAAGTCCCATTCTAAAGCACGACGATTATTTAATTCTGTCAACGAATCAGCTAAGGCGATCGCTGATAACATATCATTTGTCCGAATCAAATCTCGATATTTTTGTGCTTTTCGCAAGCCAACAGTCAATTGAGCAAGTATTAATCCATGATTAGCAGTCAACTCTGCCAAATTATGGTCTGTTTTTTGATCGATAAGATGCCAAATATAAGCATCGGCTCCTTGCTTTAGGGCCGCAGCGCTCATCTCTAATTCTCTGTGCCAACCCTTATTTCTATCAGTAAGCTGTTGGGAACGATCCTCGAAAAGAATGCAGTATATCCAAGATAGTTTTGTCTGGTCTTTCAACCAACTGCACAGTTCCATACTGCCATCAAGACTAGCCTGCACAAGTATTATATCGGGGGGCGTTGTTTTAATCCGCGACACTGCTTGATTCAGATTGTCCATATCTTCTACATTAAAAGCAGTCGCATAACGGATCTGATCTGGAAGTGTGGCGATAAAATTATTTTTTCCAAAGACCAGAATAGAAATATTCATTACTTTATTTTTTATCCTATTTAAATTTTAAAGAAATTAATTTGAGTAACATGCTGCTATTGTTGCCTAATGCTAAATATGATTTTTTAGGCTGAGTTATATTTCTTGACATATTATTTTTTAAACACTGAATCTAAATTATTTTTTCAAATTTAATCTCCTTTTAAGGTCTTACATTTACTATTACAGTTTCTGAAATATCTACTTCTGACAACTAATGTCTTCCTTACAGAATCTTTTTCAAACAGTAAAAATACTGAACATTATTTAGATGTATAAAAACTATTACTGTAGTTTCTTAAGTGCTATTTCTCTAAGAAAATTACCAAAATAGATAGTTTGTAATAACTGTCACATTAGGTAACTAAATTTCTTTTAAGGTAGAAAATATAAAATTTTTTAATTCAACGATCAAAACCAAAATTTCATCATTGAATTAAAAATGTTATTTCCCATAGGAAACTTCAGCCTTTTTATTAATAAACTAGGCTTTCATTAGGTATTAAGGTAAGAGTGAATGACAAAAACAATGCATAACTAAATAGACGGCAAAACTCCCTGCTGATATGGACATGGAGCTTTCTGGTACTAATAAACTCTACAATTGCAGAGCGAATTTATAGGGTAAAAATCCCCAATTGGAAGTGGGGTATAAAGCTTGATTTAACAATGTATTTGCAGGAGAAATAAAAAGTCTCTGCCTACTCGCTTTATCTGGGTTTGTTTACTTAACTCGCATTTTTTGTTTAATTGGTTGCAACATCATAAATCTAGAAAACAAAGCTAAATAAAAAGCTTGATGTCAAAACCTGCCCCTAATGTGGGTAAATTAGTTTGATTCCGCCTATAGAAAGGGCAGAATCAATATATAAAAAATTTTGTTAGCCTAGCCTGAAATTTTAAAATCTCAATTTCTACGAAAAGCTAAAATCGCCTCAATAACCTTCAACTGTGTAACCAGCAGCAACAATTACCTGTTTGATTGACTCGTCAGATGCTGCGGATTCCACTGTGACAGTTTTAGCTTTAACATCGACATCCACCTTGGACTCAGGTTCCATAACATGGATGGATTCAGTAATTGTTTCTGCACATCCCTCACAAGCAATATTTGATACTTTCAGTTTTAGTGCCATTTGTTACTTTGGTACGGGGTTTTTAAAGTATTTCTTAAGAATCAATGCTAACTATCGAAAGGCGGTTACACATCCTGCTAGAGGCAGATAATGGTCTAAAAGCATCCTCATTACTGCATATAGCTCACAGACTTGCACAATTTGCTGGCGGTAATATGAAACAAAATGCAAGAATATATATATAAAGCTATTGATGAAAATACACCTACCTAGTACCGCTCGCCCAAGTCTAAAGTCTAAAGTTAAAAATACCTATGTCTTCAAATCCCCAGTACCTAAGCGGTAACGAAATTCGCAACATATTCCTCAACTTCTTTGCCCAACGGAGTCACCAAATCCTCCCAAGTGCCTCTCTCGTGCCAGAAGACCCAACTGTGCTGCTAACGATCGCGGGGATGCTACCATTTAAGCCGATATTCTTGGGGCAGCGCACACCAGATTTTAAGCGGGCTACGACTTCACAAAAGTGTATCCGTACCAATGACATCGAAAATGTCGGACGCACTAAACGGCATCACACGTTTTTTGAGATGCTGGGTAACTTCAGCTTTGGTGATTATTTTAAAGAACAAGCGATCGCTTGGGGTTGGGAAATCTCCACACAAGTCTTTGGCTTTTCCCCCCAAAATCTGGTTGTCAGCGTTTTTAAAGATGATGATGAAGCCTTTGGAATTTGGCGCGATCAAATCGGTGTGCCGATAGCGAGAATTAAACGCTTGGGCGAAGACGATAACTTTTGGGTATCTGGCCCGACTGGCCCTTGTGGCCCTTGTTCCGAAATATATTACGACTTCCACCCAGAACGCGGTGACGAAAATATCGATTTAGAAGACGATTCCCGGTTTATCGAGTTTTACAACCTCGTGTTCATGCAATATAACCGCGATGCTTCCGGTAATTTAACGCCACTGCAAAACAAGAACATCGACACCGGCATGGGTTTGGATCGAATGGCGCAAATTCTCCAAAAAGTACCCAATAACTACGAAACTGACCTGATTTTTCCAATTATCCAAACAGCAGGGCAAATTGCTGGTGTTGATTACCACAGCAGTGATGAAAAAACCAAAACTTCCCTAAAAGTCATTGGCGATCATATTCGCGCTGTCATCCACATGATCGCTGATGAAATTCGCGCTTCCAACGTCGGAAGGGGTTATGTTCTGCGGCGATTAATTCGGCGCGTGGTGCGTCATGGGCGATTAATTGGAATTTCTGGTGAATTTACTACTCAAGTTGCGGAAACTGCGATCGCACTTTCTGAATCAGCTTACCCCAATGTCCGCCAACGGGAAGCAGCAATTATTGCTGAGTTACAACGGGAAGAATCCAATTTCCTCAGAACTCTGGATAGAGGCGAAAAACTCCTAGAAGAAATCATCCAAGAGGTGAAACAACAAGGAAATACTCAAATTAGTGGTGAAAGCGCATTTACCCTCTATGACACTTACGGATTTCCCCTCGAACTTACTCAAGAAGTTGCCGAGGAAAATAATCTCACAGTTGATGTTGAGGGATTTGAGGCACAAATGGAAATCCAAAAAGGACGTGGTAGAGATGCACATGAAACCATCGATTTAACTGTGCAAGGTTCCCTCGACAAGCTAGCAGAACACATCCAAGTCACCGAGTTTTTAGGCTATACCCAACCGACTGCGACGGCGAAAGTCGAAGCAATCTTAGTAGAAGGTGTTTCCCAAGAGGAAGCAGAAGCGGGGACACAAGTACAAATTGTTCTTGATAAAACGCCATTTTATGCGGAATCTGGCGGACAAATCGGCGATCGCGGTTATATCTCTGGTGATGGGATTGTTGTTCGCGTTGAAGACGTAAAAAAAGAATCTGATTTCTTTGTTCACTTTGGACGCATCGAACGGGGTACACTGCGCGTAGGCGATCGCGTCACCGCCCAAATCGATCCGGCTTGTCGCCGTCGCGCCCAAGCGAACCATACCGCAACGCACCTGTTACAAGCAGCGTTGAAAAAAATTGTTGATGATGGCATATCTCAAGCAGGTTCCTTGGTTTCCTTCGATCGGTTGCGCTTCGATTTCAACTGTCCCCGCGCGTTAACAGCAGAGGAAGTGCAACAAATCGAAGAACAGGTAAACACTTGGATTGCCCAAGCACATGCTGCAAAGGTGGAAGTATTACCTTTAGCAGAGGCGAAAGCTAAGGGTGCTGTTGCCATGTTCGGCGAAAAATACGGCGACGAAGTGCGGGTGATTGACTTCCCCAGCGTATCAATGGAACTATGCGGTGGAACTCATGTCAGCAATACGGCTGAAATTGGCGTTTTCAAGATTATCTCGGAAGCTGGTGTGGCTTCTGGGGTACGGCGTATTGAAGCTGTTTCAGGGCCGGCAATATTAGATTATCTCAACCTGCGGGATAAAGTAGTTAAAGATTTGAGCGATCGCTTTAAAGTTAAACCCGAAGAATTACCAGACAGAATTACAAGTCTGCAAAGCGAACTCAGAACTAGCCAAAAGGAATTGGAAACCTTGAAGGTACAATTAGCGATCGCTAAATCTGACAGCTTGCTACAAACAGCCGAAATTGTAGGCGATCATAAAATTATCGTCGCCCAATTAGAAGATGTCGATCCAGAATCATTAAAAACCGCAGCCGAACGCTTATTGCAAAAAATCGGTAACGGTGCAGTGGTACTGGGTTCTGTTCCCGAAGCCGACAAGGTAAGCATAGTTGCAGCTTTTAGTCAAGAAGTCAACAAAAAAGGTTTGCAAGCTGGTAAATTTGTCGGTGCGATCGCTAAAATCTGCGGTGGTGGCGGTGGCGGCAGACCAAACTTAGCCCAAGCTGGCGGAC
Protein-coding sequences here:
- the alaS gene encoding alanine--tRNA ligase, whose protein sequence is MSSNPQYLSGNEIRNIFLNFFAQRSHQILPSASLVPEDPTVLLTIAGMLPFKPIFLGQRTPDFKRATTSQKCIRTNDIENVGRTKRHHTFFEMLGNFSFGDYFKEQAIAWGWEISTQVFGFSPQNLVVSVFKDDDEAFGIWRDQIGVPIARIKRLGEDDNFWVSGPTGPCGPCSEIYYDFHPERGDENIDLEDDSRFIEFYNLVFMQYNRDASGNLTPLQNKNIDTGMGLDRMAQILQKVPNNYETDLIFPIIQTAGQIAGVDYHSSDEKTKTSLKVIGDHIRAVIHMIADEIRASNVGRGYVLRRLIRRVVRHGRLIGISGEFTTQVAETAIALSESAYPNVRQREAAIIAELQREESNFLRTLDRGEKLLEEIIQEVKQQGNTQISGESAFTLYDTYGFPLELTQEVAEENNLTVDVEGFEAQMEIQKGRGRDAHETIDLTVQGSLDKLAEHIQVTEFLGYTQPTATAKVEAILVEGVSQEEAEAGTQVQIVLDKTPFYAESGGQIGDRGYISGDGIVVRVEDVKKESDFFVHFGRIERGTLRVGDRVTAQIDPACRRRAQANHTATHLLQAALKKIVDDGISQAGSLVSFDRLRFDFNCPRALTAEEVQQIEEQVNTWIAQAHAAKVEVLPLAEAKAKGAVAMFGEKYGDEVRVIDFPSVSMELCGGTHVSNTAEIGVFKIISEAGVASGVRRIEAVSGPAILDYLNLRDKVVKDLSDRFKVKPEELPDRITSLQSELRTSQKELETLKVQLAIAKSDSLLQTAEIVGDHKIIVAQLEDVDPESLKTAAERLLQKIGNGAVVLGSVPEADKVSIVAAFSQEVNKKGLQAGKFVGAIAKICGGGGGGRPNLAQAGGRDASKLPDALAQAESDLKSALS
- a CDS encoding heavy-metal-associated domain-containing protein, which produces MALKLKVSNIACEGCAETITESIHVMEPESKVDVDVKAKTVTVESAASDESIKQVIVAAGYTVEGY
- a CDS encoding GGDEF domain-containing protein, whose amino-acid sequence is MNISILVFGKNNFIATLPDQIRYATAFNVEDMDNLNQAVSRIKTTPPDIILVQASLDGSMELCSWLKDQTKLSWIYCILFEDRSQQLTDRNKGWHRELEMSAAALKQGADAYIWHLIDQKTDHNLAELTANHGLILAQLTVGLRKAQKYRDLIRTNDMLSAIALADSLTELNNRRALEWDLPRQIERARSQKTSLSLIILDVDYFKKVNDTHGHLVGDRILQVLCQRLRHNLRCQDTAFRYGGEEFVILLANTTDEEALLVARRLNRVVSDEPFALSNKLTINITISLGTASLQADDDEQGESLLNRADQCLLQAKNAGRNRVIHSKYLSHHVSHLKAVSS